In Actinomycetota bacterium, the DNA window GTGGTGGGGGAGGGCATCCGCGAGGAGACCGTGGAAGGCTACAGCCGCCCCTTCGTGGACCCCGGGGAATACGTGGACGAGCTCAACGCCGTATTCCGTACGCTGCGCGAGAACGCGGCCCGCCGGGGGAAGGACGCGACCTGAGCGAGGCGCCGGGGATAGCGGGGGCGATTCCCCGTGGAAGCCTGGGGCGGGCCGAGGAGTCTCCGCGGCAGGCCATGCCCCCTGGGAACAGGCGCCGGCGGCGCTCCCGGGGAGGAAGGCGGCACGGAGAGGACGGCGAGGCCGGGGCCTGGTAAGGAAGAGAGGTTCGCGCGGCCGTGGACATCGGAGAGTTCGTGGAAGCCCGTTTCCTGGAGCGGCCCAACCGCTTCCTGGCCCTGGTGGAGCGGGACGGCCGCCGGGAGGAGGCCCACGTGCCCGATCCCGGTCGTCTCTCGGAGCTGCTCCTGCCCGGGGCGAGGGTGAGGCTGCGGCGGTCGGCGGGGAAGGGGAGACGGACCGCCTGGGACATGATCGGCGTGGAGTGCCCGCAGGGCTGGGTCAACATCGACTCCCGGCTCCCCAACCTCCTCTTTGCGGAGGCGCTCAAGGAGGGGCGCCTGGCGGAATTCCCCCCGCCGTGCGAGCTGCACCCCGAATACCCCTTCGGTGCCAGCCGGCTTGATTTCCTGGTGGAGTGCGGCGGCCCTCCCTGCCTGGTGGAGGTGAAGGGTTGCACCTTGGTGGTGGAGGGCACGGCGCTCTTCCCGGACGCCCCCACCGCGAGGGGCTCACGCCACCTGGAAGAGCTTTCCGGCTCCCTTTCACGGGGCTACCGGGCTTGCGTGGTGCTGGTGGTGAAGCACCCCGGTGGGGAGGTCTTCAGGCCCAACCACGAGACGGACCCTCTCTTCGCCTCCACGCTGCGGCGCGCGGCCGCCGCGGGCGTCGAGGTGCTGGCCTACCTCGCTCCCTGGAGGGGAAGGGAGATTAGCATCGAGAGGCGCCTGCCGGTCATCACCTGAAGCGGTCCGGCCGGAGAGAAGGCGAGCCGCATCTCGCGGCCTGTTCCGTGCCGGGCGCCTCCGCCGTCATGCGGCCCGCGGCGCAAGGCGCGCCTGTCTCATCGTACTTCGAGCCCGCGGATAAGCCGTGCTTCCGCCGCAGGCGAGGATCGAGGGCACCGTCCCCTCACGACCTTCTCTCACCATATATAATCAAGGCGGCATCGGCGGGACGAGGCTTTTAGGAGAGGCGGGACAGCCATGGAGTCGAGGCGGGACCCGTTGTGGACGGACCCGAGGGTTTCCGGCGAGGTGACACGGTCATGGAATTGAGGTGGGACCCTCTGCTCAGGACCTGGGTGATGATGGCGGCGAGCCGCCAGGAGAGGCCGTTTCTGCCCGAGGGGCAGTGCCCCTTCTGCCCCGGTTCCGGGAAGGTGCCCGACTCCTACGACATCCTGGCCTACGACAACGATTTCCCCGCCCTGGTCCTGGATCCCCCCGCCCCCGATATCGCGGGCGACGACCTGATCCCGGTGCGGCCCAGCCTCGGGAAATGCGAGGTGACCCTGTATTCCCCCCGCCACGAGGTCACCCTCCCGGGACTGCCACCGGAAAACGTGGTGCGCCTGGTGGAACACTGGCGGGAGCGCTACCGCGAGCTGGGGGAGATCCCGGGCGTGGAGTACGTGTTCATCTTCGAGAACCGGGGGGAGGCGGTGGGGGTGACCATCCATCACCCTCACGGCCAGATATACGCCTATCCCTTCGTCCCCCTGCGCGTGCGGGCGGAGTTGGAGTCGTCCCTGGCTCACCGCGAGGAACGGGGCAGTTGCCTCATCTGCGACATCCTCCGGCACGAAAGCGCGGATGGCCGGCGCATGGTGCACCGGGGAGACGGGTTCACCGCCTTCGTGCCGCCGTGGGCGCAGTACGGCTACGACGTCATGGTGGTCTCCGACCGCCACCTAGGGTCCCTCACCGACCTCGACGCGGGCGAGGTAAGGGGGCTAGCGGAGGCCATAAGGTGCGTGGCCGGCGGATACGACTCCCTCTTCGGCTTCACCTTCCCCTACATGATGTGCATGCACCAGGTCCCCACCGACGGCGGGGACCATTCCCACTATCATTTCCACGTGGAGTTCTATCCTCCCATGCGCGACCGCGACAAGCTCAAATACAGCGCCTCCTCCGAGACCGGCGCCTGGGCGCACATCAACACCACCGTACCCGAGGAGAAGGCCGCCGAGCTCAGGGCGGCGGTGGAGCGCTACCGCTCGGGGCAGGGGAGGGATGAAAGGGCGGAGAGCGGGAAGGGGCGCTGAGGCGGAAGGCGGAGGCGGCATCGAGGGAAGCAGGGGGAAGATGCTGGACGAGCGCGATATCCAGGAACGCCGCGAGGAGTTCGCGTCGCTCTTCGGCCCCGGTGAGCCGCCGCGCCTCTACTTCGCTCCTGGCCGCGTCAACCTCATCGGAGAGCACACCGACTACAACGGCGGCCTGGTGCTCCCCTTGGCCATCGAGCAGGGGACCTACATGCTGATGCGCCGCGTGGAGGCTCCGCCGGCGCGGCTGCGCTCCGCCGCGGGCGGAGGGGACGCCGCGGTGGACTTCGACCCCGCGTCCATCGCCAGACGCGGAGACTGGGCCGATTACGTCCTCGGGGTCTTCGCCGTGCTCTCGCGCGAGGGGCGCACTCCCCCTCCATTCGAGGCCCTGGTCTTCGGCGACCTCCCCCGCGAGGCCGGCCTTTCCTCCTCCGCCTCCCTGGAGGTGGTAAGCGCCCTGGCCGCGACAGGCCTGGGATACCCCCTGGGTCGCGAGGAGGCGGCGCGCGTCGCCTGGAGGGCCGAGAACGAGTTCGTGGGGGTGCCCTGCGGCATCATGGACCAGTTCGCGGCGGCCCTGGCCGAGGACGGCCACGCCCTGCTGCTGGACTGCCGGAGCGAGGAGTACCGGCAGGTCCCCTTCAACCTGCCGGGCGCCGCGCTGGTGATCGGGCACACGGGGGTGGGACGCACACTCGCGGGCTCCGCCTACCGGGAGCGGAGGGAGGAATGCCGCGCCGCCCTGGCCCTCATCTCCAGGAGGGTGGGCACCAGGGAATACCTGGCGGATGTCACCATGGAGGAGCTGGAGGCGGCGCGCGGCGTGCTTCCCGACACCCTGTACGCGCGCGCAAGGCACGTGGTGGAGGAGCAACGGCGCGTCGTGGAGGCGGCGGCCTGCCTGCGGGAGGGCGATCCCGAGAGGCTGGGCGCCCTGCTCAACGCCTCCCACGCCTCGCTGCGTGACCTCTACCGGGTATCCTCGCCCGAGCTGGACGCCTTGCAGGAGACCTCGCTGCGACGACCCGGGGTGTGGGGATGCCGCATGACCGGGGCGGGCTTCGGGGGATGCGTGGTGGCTCTTTTGGAGAGAGACGCCCTGCCCGCCTACCTCGAAGCGGTGCCGGGACTCTACCGCCGGGCCGCGGGGCGCGAGCCTTTCTTCCTGGTGCTGGAGAGGCCTGCCGCGGGCGCCCGCGCTATCTCCTGACCCCCCGTTCCCCGCAGCTCAAAGAGGCCGGACGTCGCGGCTCAGGATGTTTACCATATTATGGATATCAATTCCGGAGGGGAGGCCCGTCCTCCTGGGCGCGCGCCGGCGACGGCCGCGGTTCCCCGCGGTCCTCCAGATGGTGCGACCTGCCGTTGCGCAGCGACTGGCGGTAGAGGAAGTTGAAGGCGAACCAGTAGGACCAGTGCCGGTGGGGGTACATGCGCCTGAGTATGGAAGGGTAGGAATAGAACTCGCGCTGCACCGCGTGGGTCCTGTCCGCCAGCTCCCGGGGGCTGAAGTTCGCCGGCCTGTACACCACGCGGGCGTCCCACCGGGGACGGGACCAGAAGCCCTCCTCCACCCTGCCCTGTTCCAGAAGCTCGCGGTAGAGGCGCGTCCCGGGATAGGGTACAAGGTGGGCGAACTGCGCCACCTGGATCCGGTTGCGCATGGCGAATCCCAAGGTGTCCGAGAACACCGTCTCGTCGTCGGAGTCGAATCCGAACACGAACGCCCCCATGACGTGGATGCCATGCCTGCGCAGGAGGCGCAGCGCGTCATGGTATTCCTCCACGCGGTTCTGCGCCTTCCCCGCCTCCGCCAAGGCCCTGCGGGACAGGGTCTCGATGCCGATGAAGAGGAAGTGGCAGCCGCTCTCCGCCGCCAAGGCCACCAGCTCCTCGTCCCTGGCGATGGTGATGGAAGCCTGGGACCCCCACCTTATCCCCAAGGGTATGAGCCCCTTGAAGAGCTCCTTGGCGCGCCGGGGAACGGCGGCGATGTTGTCGTCAACGAAGGGGACCACCTTGCGGCGCAGCAGGTTGGTGCGGGGCAGGGATTCCACCTCCGCCAGCACGTCGTCCACCTCGCGCATACGCAGGCGCCTGCCGTTGAAGGCGGTGACGGAGCAGAAGCTGCAGGCGTGGGGACAGCCCCGCGCCGTCTGCACCCCGTTGGCGCTCCAATACCTCCGGGGGTCGAGGAGGCCCCTGCGCGGGGGCAGGGGGCGCCGGAAATCGTCGAATCCCTCCGCGCGGTAGAGCGGCTCCAGGCGTCCCGCCGCGGCGTCGGAGAGCACCCGCGGCCAGACGGCCTCCGCCTCCCCCACCACCACCGCGTCCGCGTGCTCCAGCGCTTCCTCCGGGAGCATGGAGGCGTGGATGCCGCCCAGCACCACCCTGGTCCCCAGGGCGCGGTAGCGGTCGGCGATCTCGTAGGCCCGGGATGCGGTGGCGGTCATGGTGGAGATGCCGGCCAGGTCGGGCACCTCCCTGAAATCGATGCGCTCGGTGTTCTCGTCGATGATGCGTACTTCCATCCCCGGTGGGGTGTGGGCCGCCAGGTACATGAGCCCGAGGGGCGCCAGCAGGCCGCGGTTGAAGAGATAGGTCTCGCCCGCCTTGGTGGGAGCGATAAGGTGTATTCTCAAACTGTCAGGCTTCTTTCTTTTTTTCTCCGCCACGCTCTTTTTCTCTGCCTTGAGATTGCATTATACGCGCCCCGTCCCGCCCCGCCAATGACGTGGGCCATGGGGACCGGCCTGACCATATGCGTATCGGCTGCAAAGTGGAGCGGCTTGACGGCCGCGCGTCGCGGGCGTTTCCCGCGCCCCGGAGACCCGCTGCCACGCGCGGCACGTCTCCGCCTGCCGGCGACGTTATCCACGTACAGTCGGATGTGGGTTTCTTTATGCCGCGATCCCCGCGCTTCAGCCCTTCGACCGCCTGACCCCGGAGCGCCGACCACGGCGGCCATCGGGCGACCGAAGATTGTTATCACGTTAGGGTGGGAATATGATGGGGGAACGCGCGGGAAAGAAAGGGGAGTGCCATGTGGGAGTTCTTCAAGGACCTCAAGCGCTGGGCCCAGGTCGGGGCGGTCATCGGTCTGATGGGAGGCCTGGCCGGAGCCGGGGCGGAGGTGCCGACGGCGGGGTTCGGCCTCATGGCCCCGGACATGTGCGAGGCGGAGAAGATCCGCATGGCCGGGGAGTTCCTGACGGAACAGGACAAGCGCGGTCAGGAGATCCGGGCCACGGGCAAGCCGGCCAAGGCGAAGATACTCAACGCCATGAGCCTGGGCATCAACGTCAACGGCAACAATCCCGCCATGACCTTCCTGCTCGAGGTGCAGCCGGAGGGCGAGCCGCCCTTCCGGGGGCAGGCCACCGGGGTGATCGCCGAGGCCTCCGTCCCCAAATACCAGGTGGGGAAGGAGATCTTCGTGAAGTACGACCCCGGCGACAAGTCCAGGGTGGCCCTCGACCACTCCTGAGGGAGGATGCGGCGTGGCCGGAGGCGAGCAGGATGGCAAACGACCCGGCATGAGCCCGCCCCCTTCGCTCCCTTCCCGTCTGCGGCGCCAAGGGATATGCTACCCCTGCTCTCAACGGCGCGTTTACATTTATTTCCTCCGACCCCCGGAGTCCGCATGTCGGAGGGGCCGCGATCGTAGCGGCCGGTAAGGGCGCGGTGCCCGACGCTGGGGTAGAATAAGCTCGTGGGCACGGTAGATCTACTGGCGGAGACTCGCGAGGCGGAGAAGCGGCGGTCAGGCGGCCTGGGATTCGGCGCGCTTCCGGTCACCGTCATCCTGGCGTTCCTGGCGCTGGCGGCATGCGCCCTCCTCCAGGGCTGCGAGGGCAGGGGGGTCTCCCTGCAATATGAACACCGCGCCGACCTTGCCGAGGAGAACCGCGGTCTGTACCTGCGGCAGCCGGATCCTATCCTCATCATCTCTCCCGTCTATGAGCCGCGCTTCGCCAGGAAGGCGGGAGGATGACGGTGGGGGTCACGGCAGCCACATCCAACAGACGTTCTTGAGTGGAGGGGGAAAGCGAGATGGCATCCATCAGGCGTATAGGCATCCTCACGGGAGGAGGCGACTGCCCGGGCCTCAACGCCGTCATCCGGGCGGTGACCAAGTCCGCCATCTTCGAACACGGGCTGGAGGTGGCGGGCATCAGCGAGGGATTCGGGGGACTCATCGAGAACAACTGGCGGCTGCTGGGGGACGAGGACGTGTCGGGCATCCTCCCCCGCGGGGGGACCATCCTGGGGGCCAACAACCGCGATAACCCCTTCATGTTCCGCACCGTCACCGCGGGAGGCGAGGTCACCTACGAGGACAACTCCGGCACCGCCATCGCCAATCTGGAGGGGATGGGGGTGGAGGCGCTCATCGTGGCGGGCGGCGACGGGACCCTTTCCATCGCCCGTAAGCTGCACGAGAGGGGCGTGTCCGTGGTGGGCATCCCCAAGACCATCGACAACGACCTCCACGGCACCGACGTGTCCTTCGGCTTCGACTCCGCCCTGCACACCGCCACCGACGCCGTGGACAAGCTGCACACCACCGCCGCCTCCCACCACCGGGGCATGGTCCTGGAGGTGATGGGGCGCAACGCGGGGTGGCTCGCCCTCTGCGCGGGCATCGCGGGGGGAGGGGATATCATCCTCATCCCGGAGATACCCTACACCTTCGAGAATGTGGTGCGGGCCATCGAGGAGCGGCGGCGGCGCGGCAAGCGCTTCAGCATCATCGTGGTGGCCGAGGGCGCCCCCCTGCCGGGAGGGGAGCAGGTGACCCGGGATACCGGGGGCGGTGAGCGGGTGCTGGGCGGCATCGGAGAACGGGTGGCGGAGGCCATACAGGAGATGGCGGACATGGAGACGCGGGTCACCATCCTCGGCCACCTGCAGAGGGGCGGCAGCCCCTCGCCCCTGGACCGCATCCTCGCCACCGGTTTCGGGACCACCGCGGTGGAGCTGGCGGCGGCGGGGAGGAGCGGGGTCATGGTAGCCCTGCGCGACATGCGCATCGAGGCGGTGCCCCTCGAAGAGGTGGTCCCCGGTCAGAGAAGGGTGCCCACGGACGGCAACCTGGTGAACTTCGCCCGCAGCGTGGGCACTTCCTTCGGGGACTGAGGGCGACCGCCGCGCGTCCCGTCAGGCTTCCGGGCCGCTCCCCTGGCTCCCTCAGTCGTTCATCCGGAAGGCACCCGCGGTGGCGAAGACGCATTTCTCCCAGACCCTCTCGAACCTGTCGTGGTCGACGATCGGCTTGCGGATCATGCGCAGGCAGAGGTCCATCTGCTCCGGGGTACTCGAGGTCTTGGAGTACAGCTGCAGGGCGTAGCGGGAGAAATCCCTCGCCATGAAGTCGAACATCTGCTCCACGAGGCCGTCCTCGACCCCGTAGATGGGCCGGTTCTCGAGCAGGAGCTGCCCATAGGCGACCAGGGTGAAGAGCTCGCCCAGGGTGAGCAAAAAGTCGATTTCCTTTCGCTGCCCCTCCGTGGGGGGAGCCTTGAGCGACAGCTCCCTCAGCACCTCGACCTGCCCCTTGAAGATGTTCACGTTGGGGAGATCGACGGTGTCGTACACCAGGTAGTCGTGGAACTGGATACCGCCCAGCCCTTTGGTGGGTCCCTGCCGGAACAGGAGCTCGTCGTCCACGGCATCGTCGCGCCGCGGTATCGCGGGGAAGGAAGCGGGGTTGAAGAAGTAGTTGGGCATGAACTTGATCATCAGCGCCATGTTCACGTGCACCGTGCCCTCCAGCTTCGGCAGGGCGCGGATATCCCGGGCGGCCATCTCGAAATAGGTGTCCTTCTCGAAACCCTTCGCGGCGATGACGCCCCACAGGAGATCGATCACCTCCTCGCCCCGGGTGGTCACCTTCATCTTCACTATGGGGTTGTACGGCAGGTACCTGCGGTCCTGCGGGGAAGCGGAGCGCATGTAGTCCGCGGCGCGCAGGGCGAAGAGCTTCATGGCCACCAGCCGCGTATAGGCATCGGTGAGGAGCTGGCGGATGTGGGGGAAATCGGTGACGTGCTTTCCGTAAAGCACCCGGTTAGCGGCGTGATCCACCGCCTCGTAGAGGGCGTGGGTGCAGATACCGATGGAGGCCCATCCCAGGTTGAACTTCCCCACGTTGACGGTGTTCAGGGCCGCGTCCCAGGCATCCCGGCCGACGGAAAGGATGTCCGATTCGAATATGGGGTAATCGTTCAGGGCATGCTCGGCCACGAAGTTCTGCGAGGCCGCCACGTTCTTCACCACCTCGCAGCCGCCGTGCCTGGAGCTGACCGCGAAGAAGACGCGGTCTCCCGTGTCCGCCATCTTCCCCAAGGTGGAGACCAGCGCCGCCTCGTTGCCGTTGCCGATATAATACTTGCGCCCGTTGGCCCGGTATTCACCGCCGCCAAGCGGCTTCAGGGACATCTCGGTGGAAGGATCAAGGCCTTCCCTCCCTCGTGTCCGGTGCCCGCTCCCCGCACGCCGGAAACGGGCACAGCCCGCCGTCATATCTTTTATACCCTTCACGCCCGGCGGCCTATCCGCATCCCCGGAAGGGAGCTCCATGCCGCGCTCTCGCGCTCTGCGCGTCAGCGCCGGGCGGCCACGGATATCCGGCGCAGGCAGCGTTTCTCCAGGCCGCGGCCTCCATGAAACACATTCCAGTACCGTGTAGAGCATGGACACGGCAGGCCGCCCAACGGAGGCGCGTTCGTGGCGAGAAGGCATCTCCATTCCGGCTTCGACCTCTCTCCTGGAGGCCGCGCCCCCGGGACGCCGTCAGTGGGCACCGGTCGTCTCGTACAGGTCGAGGAAGCGCTGGAGGATGTGCATCCTCTCCCGCATGGCCGTCACCCAAAGCTCCAGGCGTCTCCTGCCCTCGCGGGTTATGCGGTACACCCTGCGGCGGGGTCCGGAGCCACGGTCGTCCCAGTCCGAGACCACCAGCCCCCTGCCCTCCATGTCGCGCAACTTGCGGTATACCGCCCCCGCGTCCGGGAGCGGACCGGGCATGGGCACTTCTTCCATGCGCCCTAGCAGCTCGTAGCCGTGGGCCGGGCCCTGCAGGAGGAGAAAGAGGATGCGCGGCTCTATGAAGCGTTTACCGGGGCCCTCGCGAATGTAGAAACCCACGTCCGAGGGGGCTCCGCCTGAGCTCTTATTCTGCAACGGCTTTCCCTCCGGAAGACGATCCTTCCCGCAACAGCTTTCCCTCCACGAAACGTTTTCCATTCAAGGGCGTTCTTCCCGGGAAAGGCCCTCCACCCCATACTAATATATGTTATTGACATATAAATATTATCAACATATAATAGCGCCCGTCAAGGTCCCGCGAAGGCGCCGGTGCAGCGCGCCACCGCCTGAAGGCCGGAGGGGCGGAAAGCCCCGCCGCAGGGAAAAGCCAGGGCGGGCGGCGCCCTGCGGCGCTGCAGCGCAACGAGGAGGTGCTGGCCATGCGCATCGTCTACGCCAGGTCGGCGAAGGTCTCCCCGAATCCACACGGGGTCCAGGCGGCAAGGATATACGACAGCGAACACGCCCAGGCGATACACATCCTGCTCAAGCCGGGGGAGAGCCTGAAGAAGCACATCACTCCCGTGGACGTCTTCTTCTATGTCCTGGAGGGAGAGGGGGTGGTGGAGATCGGAGACGAACGGGAGACGGTGGGCCCGGACACCCTCATCGAGAGCCCGGCCCGCATCCCCCACCGCTGGATGAACGAGAGCGAGGGCGACTTCAGGGTGCTGGTGGTGAAGGTGCCCCGGCCCACGGAAGAGACGCGCCTTCTCTGACCCGCTGCCGCCCGGGCCGAGAAGCGGCGGGAACCCTTTGGTGCCGCGGCATTTTGGGGATGGACGTTTCCGTTAGACATCCCTGCCGCGGGGGAACCATACTACTTAACAAGGGCCAAACGGCGAGGTGATGGGGGCATCGCGCCCGCCCGCCGCCTCACCAGAACATGCCAATAGCGCAGTCATCACCGCGCAGGGCACGGCCGGTCCAGGTCAACGAGGTAAAGGAGGAGGAAGATGGAAGACGAGCGTATTTCCTACCACGAGTCCGTGCGGCGCGCGTACCGCCGCATCAAGGAAGACGGCATGACCAACATCTGGGACCGCTACGAGGCCCAGGGATTGAGCAAGGACGACCCGGACAAGAGATGCCCCTTCTGCCAGGCGGGGGCGAGGTGCGACCTCTGCTCCAACGGGCCCTGTCGCGCCGACGCGGAGAAGGACAAGCGCGGGGTGTGCGGCATCACCGCCGACGGCATGGCCATGCGCATGATGGCCCTGCGCAACGTCATGGGCACCTCCACCTACCACTACCACACCGAGCAGACCATCAAGACCCTGCGCGCCACCGCCGAGGGCAGGACCCCCTTCGAGATCAGGGAGCCCGGCAAGCTGCGCGACTTCGCCGCCCGCCTGGGCGTGGATACCTCCGGCTCCGACGCCGAGGTGGCCCTGCGGCTGTGCGACTTCGCCGAGGCCGACTTCAACCGCAAGGCCGACCAGCCCAGCCGCATCGTGGAGGCGCTGGCCACTCCCGAGCGCAGGGAGACATGGAAGAAGCTGGATATCTTTCCCGGGGGCGTCTACGGCGAGATGCTCAGGGTGACCTCCTCCTGCCTCACCAACGTGGACGGCTACTACCAGAGCTTGGCGCTGAAGGCCATGCGCATGGGCATCGCCATGGCCTATCAGAGCCAGATCGTCAACGAATACTGCCAGGACATCCTCTTCGGCATCCCGCGCCCCCACCCCATGCGCGTGGACCTCGGGGTGCTGGATCCCGACTACGTCAACGCGCTCCCCAACGGGCACGAACCCTTCCTGGGCTTCGCCATGGTGCAGCTGGCCCGCAGGCCGGAGTGGCAGGAGAAGGCGAGGGCCGCGGG includes these proteins:
- the sfsA gene encoding DNA/RNA nuclease SfsA, whose amino-acid sequence is MDIGEFVEARFLERPNRFLALVERDGRREEAHVPDPGRLSELLLPGARVRLRRSAGKGRRTAWDMIGVECPQGWVNIDSRLPNLLFAEALKEGRLAEFPPPCELHPEYPFGASRLDFLVECGGPPCLVEVKGCTLVVEGTALFPDAPTARGSRHLEELSGSLSRGYRACVVLVVKHPGGEVFRPNHETDPLFASTLRRAAAAGVEVLAYLAPWRGREISIERRLPVIT
- the galT gene encoding galactose-1-phosphate uridylyltransferase, with the translated sequence MELRWDPLLRTWVMMAASRQERPFLPEGQCPFCPGSGKVPDSYDILAYDNDFPALVLDPPAPDIAGDDLIPVRPSLGKCEVTLYSPRHEVTLPGLPPENVVRLVEHWRERYRELGEIPGVEYVFIFENRGEAVGVTIHHPHGQIYAYPFVPLRVRAELESSLAHREERGSCLICDILRHESADGRRMVHRGDGFTAFVPPWAQYGYDVMVVSDRHLGSLTDLDAGEVRGLAEAIRCVAGGYDSLFGFTFPYMMCMHQVPTDGGDHSHYHFHVEFYPPMRDRDKLKYSASSETGAWAHINTTVPEEKAAELRAAVERYRSGQGRDERAESGKGR
- the galK gene encoding galactokinase, whose amino-acid sequence is MKGRRAGRGAEAEGGGGIEGSRGKMLDERDIQERREEFASLFGPGEPPRLYFAPGRVNLIGEHTDYNGGLVLPLAIEQGTYMLMRRVEAPPARLRSAAGGGDAAVDFDPASIARRGDWADYVLGVFAVLSREGRTPPPFEALVFGDLPREAGLSSSASLEVVSALAATGLGYPLGREEAARVAWRAENEFVGVPCGIMDQFAAALAEDGHALLLDCRSEEYRQVPFNLPGAALVIGHTGVGRTLAGSAYRERREECRAALALISRRVGTREYLADVTMEELEAARGVLPDTLYARARHVVEEQRRVVEAAACLREGDPERLGALLNASHASLRDLYRVSSPELDALQETSLRRPGVWGCRMTGAGFGGCVVALLERDALPAYLEAVPGLYRRAAGREPFFLVLERPAAGARAIS
- a CDS encoding B12-binding domain-containing radical SAM protein; its protein translation is MRIHLIAPTKAGETYLFNRGLLAPLGLMYLAAHTPPGMEVRIIDENTERIDFREVPDLAGISTMTATASRAYEIADRYRALGTRVVLGGIHASMLPEEALEHADAVVVGEAEAVWPRVLSDAAAGRLEPLYRAEGFDDFRRPLPPRRGLLDPRRYWSANGVQTARGCPHACSFCSVTAFNGRRLRMREVDDVLAEVESLPRTNLLRRKVVPFVDDNIAAVPRRAKELFKGLIPLGIRWGSQASITIARDEELVALAAESGCHFLFIGIETLSRRALAEAGKAQNRVEEYHDALRLLRRHGIHVMGAFVFGFDSDDETVFSDTLGFAMRNRIQVAQFAHLVPYPGTRLYRELLEQGRVEEGFWSRPRWDARVVYRPANFSPRELADRTHAVQREFYSYPSILRRMYPHRHWSYWFAFNFLYRQSLRNGRSHHLEDRGEPRPSPARAQEDGPPLRN
- a CDS encoding 6-phosphofructokinase, with protein sequence MASIRRIGILTGGGDCPGLNAVIRAVTKSAIFEHGLEVAGISEGFGGLIENNWRLLGDEDVSGILPRGGTILGANNRDNPFMFRTVTAGGEVTYEDNSGTAIANLEGMGVEALIVAGGDGTLSIARKLHERGVSVVGIPKTIDNDLHGTDVSFGFDSALHTATDAVDKLHTTAASHHRGMVLEVMGRNAGWLALCAGIAGGGDIILIPEIPYTFENVVRAIEERRRRGKRFSIIVVAEGAPLPGGEQVTRDTGGGERVLGGIGERVAEAIQEMADMETRVTILGHLQRGGSPSPLDRILATGFGTTAVELAAAGRSGVMVALRDMRIEAVPLEEVVPGQRRVPTDGNLVNFARSVGTSFGD
- a CDS encoding acyl-CoA dehydrogenase, translated to MEMPSRHERASVGRPAVSMLYTVLECVSWRPRPGETLPAPDIRGRPALTRRARERGMELPSGDADRPPGVKGIKDMTAGCARFRRAGSGHRTRGREGLDPSTEMSLKPLGGGEYRANGRKYYIGNGNEAALVSTLGKMADTGDRVFFAVSSRHGGCEVVKNVAASQNFVAEHALNDYPIFESDILSVGRDAWDAALNTVNVGKFNLGWASIGICTHALYEAVDHAANRVLYGKHVTDFPHIRQLLTDAYTRLVAMKLFALRAADYMRSASPQDRRYLPYNPIVKMKVTTRGEEVIDLLWGVIAAKGFEKDTYFEMAARDIRALPKLEGTVHVNMALMIKFMPNYFFNPASFPAIPRRDDAVDDELLFRQGPTKGLGGIQFHDYLVYDTVDLPNVNIFKGQVEVLRELSLKAPPTEGQRKEIDFLLTLGELFTLVAYGQLLLENRPIYGVEDGLVEQMFDFMARDFSRYALQLYSKTSSTPEQMDLCLRMIRKPIVDHDRFERVWEKCVFATAGAFRMND
- a CDS encoding helix-turn-helix transcriptional regulator; its protein translation is MQNKSSGGAPSDVGFYIREGPGKRFIEPRILFLLLQGPAHGYELLGRMEEVPMPGPLPDAGAVYRKLRDMEGRGLVVSDWDDRGSGPRRRVYRITREGRRRLELWVTAMRERMHILQRFLDLYETTGAH
- a CDS encoding cupin domain-containing protein; protein product: MRIVYARSAKVSPNPHGVQAARIYDSEHAQAIHILLKPGESLKKHITPVDVFFYVLEGEGVVEIGDERETVGPDTLIESPARIPHRWMNESEGDFRVLVVKVPRPTEETRLL